A genomic window from Scomber scombrus chromosome 18, fScoSco1.1, whole genome shotgun sequence includes:
- the LOC133999603 gene encoding beta-galactoside-binding lectin-like — MPGMVIKNMSFKVGQTLTIVGVPKPDATNFAVNIGPDEQDITFHINPRFNAHGDENTVVCNSFQGGNWCEEYREGGFPFQLGEEFKFTVTFTPSEFQVNLSDGSTINFPNRMGAEKYSFISFDGEVRILSFEIK; from the exons ATGCCA GGAATGGTTATAAAGAACATGTCCTTCAAGGTCGGGCAGACTCTGACCATTGTTGGAGTCCCTAAGCCTGATGCTACAAA tttTGCTGTGAATATCGGCCCCGATGAGCAGGACATTACATTTCATATCAACCCTCGTTTTAACGCCCATGGAGATGAGAATACAGTTGTCTGTAACTCTTTCCAAGGAGGCAACTGGTGTGAGGAGTACCGTGAAGGAGGCTTTCCTTTCCAACTGGGAGAGGAGTTCAAG TTCACCGTCACATTCACCCCTTCAGAGTTCCAGGTGAATTTATCAGATGGCTCTACAATTAATTTCCCCAACCGCATGGGTGCGGAGAAATACTCATTCATCAGCTTTGATGGGGAAGTTCGCATCCTGAGCTTTGAAATCAAGTAA